A stretch of the Glutamicibacter sp. JL.03c genome encodes the following:
- a CDS encoding 7-cyano-7-deazaguanine synthase, whose amino-acid sequence MTNKKVALLFSGGPDSSTLLFDLIDQGREVVALTFDFGEAEGYKELIAAKSIIGRVGVEHHFFDFSGPLKEFYGLNQPQFMRGAQWTTMETPPVNESKDIQPFGSSIALLLAASWAVKNGIEDVFYAVHAEDARFADNKLDYFSLLSDVTSKCEGEQFRIKFHTPYISIRKHEVFAKGASLEVPFNETWSCGKGLEAHCGTCPTCHERAGAFAVNGIKDPTLYINEFAQVLEPNSL is encoded by the coding sequence ATGACGAATAAGAAAGTAGCCCTCCTCTTCTCTGGAGGCCCTGATTCCAGCACACTCCTTTTTGATCTGATCGACCAAGGTCGTGAGGTTGTTGCACTCACTTTCGATTTTGGTGAAGCCGAAGGTTACAAAGAACTCATTGCCGCGAAATCAATTATTGGAAGGGTAGGGGTTGAACATCATTTCTTCGATTTCTCGGGTCCATTGAAGGAATTCTATGGGCTGAACCAACCACAATTCATGCGCGGGGCGCAGTGGACCACCATGGAAACCCCGCCAGTCAATGAAAGCAAAGACATTCAGCCGTTTGGTTCAAGTATTGCGCTCTTACTGGCCGCATCGTGGGCAGTGAAGAATGGTATCGAAGACGTTTTCTACGCTGTTCATGCTGAAGATGCTCGTTTCGCAGACAACAAACTCGATTACTTCTCCTTGCTTTCAGATGTAACAAGTAAGTGCGAAGGTGAGCAATTCCGCATTAAGTTCCACACTCCATATATCAGCATTCGTAAACACGAGGTGTTCGCGAAGGGTGCCTCATTGGAGGTGCCGTTCAATGAAACGTGGAGTTGCGGGAAAGGGCTCGAAGCCCACTGTGGAACCTGCCCCACTTGCCATGAGCGAGCTGGAGCATTCGCGGTGAATGGAATTAAAGATCCGACTCTGTACATCAACGAATTTGCACAGGTGTTGGAGCCAAATTCACTTTGA
- a CDS encoding phage tail protein — MAYVVDFKDVATEGFESSPVAQALAGLRANEARYLKNKFDHDLVLENASDADGVIAWVHNILAEERDLHIASRPLQACVFEADGAKRAYVFYESGLSINVLYGLAEGDKRAVGFKLSDGMEVPEELADKFKFARQKSKLAGTIRGSYFVIKNEY, encoded by the coding sequence ATGGCGTATGTTGTCGATTTCAAGGATGTCGCCACCGAGGGATTCGAATCCTCCCCCGTGGCCCAGGCTCTTGCCGGATTGCGGGCAAATGAGGCCCGCTACCTGAAGAACAAATTCGATCACGATCTGGTGCTTGAAAATGCCTCGGATGCCGACGGCGTCATCGCATGGGTCCACAACATCTTGGCCGAGGAACGCGATCTCCACATCGCTTCCCGCCCCTTGCAGGCCTGTGTCTTTGAAGCCGACGGAGCCAAGCGGGCCTACGTCTTCTACGAATCGGGGCTGTCCATCAACGTGCTCTACGGACTTGCCGAGGGGGACAAGCGCGCCGTAGGGTTCAAGCTGTCTGATGGCATGGAGGTTCCCGAGGAGCTCGCCGACAAATTCAAGTTCGCCCGCCAGAAGTCCAAACTGGCCGGCACCATCCGCGGATCCTACTTCGTCATCAAGAACGAGTACTAG
- a CDS encoding SCO1664 family protein, with protein sequence MTQPDLLAGELELTGRITTASNATFLGTIGGLSVVYKPIAGEKPLWDFPQHTLANREVAAYLVSEALGWNLVPQTWLRDGPFGEGMVQLWQEVDSEQHAVDLVATGNLPAEGWKTVLHGQDDMGRQVSLLHEDTAALRRMAVFDIVANNADRKGDHVLAMPDGHRYGVDHGLSFHDEHKLRTVLWGWIGQPLDDEELSGIDRVTTALGATLGEELGKLLSDVELEALQQRCLRLRQDARFPGPSGEMPAVPWPLF encoded by the coding sequence ATGACCCAGCCGGATCTGCTCGCCGGCGAACTCGAACTCACCGGCCGTATCACCACGGCATCCAACGCCACCTTTTTGGGCACCATCGGTGGCCTGAGCGTGGTCTACAAGCCCATTGCCGGTGAAAAGCCGCTCTGGGATTTCCCGCAGCATACCCTGGCCAACCGCGAAGTTGCCGCCTACCTCGTCTCCGAGGCGCTGGGCTGGAACCTTGTTCCGCAGACCTGGCTGCGCGATGGCCCCTTTGGCGAAGGCATGGTGCAGCTGTGGCAAGAAGTGGACTCCGAGCAGCATGCGGTGGATCTCGTGGCCACCGGCAATCTCCCCGCCGAAGGCTGGAAAACGGTCTTGCACGGTCAAGACGATATGGGGCGCCAGGTGAGCCTGCTCCACGAGGACACCGCTGCGCTGCGCCGGATGGCGGTCTTCGACATCGTGGCCAATAATGCGGACCGCAAGGGCGACCACGTGCTGGCGATGCCCGACGGCCACCGTTATGGAGTAGACCATGGGCTGAGCTTCCATGATGAGCACAAGCTTCGCACGGTGCTTTGGGGGTGGATCGGCCAGCCGCTGGACGACGAGGAACTCTCCGGCATTGACCGGGTCACCACCGCATTGGGCGCAACGCTGGGCGAGGAATTGGGCAAGCTGCTCAGCGATGTGGAGCTCGAGGCTTTGCAGCAGCGGTGCCTCCGGCTTCGCCAGGATGCCCGCTTCCCCGGCCCGAGCGGTGAGATGCCAGCAGTTCCCTGGCCGCTGTTCTAA
- a CDS encoding MBL fold metallo-hydrolase, translating into MGNGQWIQVGNGVFQRRYDPLDVSIGLVLGPAGAVVIDTRNNPAEALAIIEDAAEGFELPVMAAINTHAHYDHSFGNQVFKAKGIPIYGHHLIARHYADYEKPHLDKVKNYPGTEPDKSWQEVVLTPPTVPVDAPTTISPGGRDIELLPLAPGHTDTDLAVRIPDAGVWFLGDIIEESGPPMFGSGAHPLGWPLVLKSLLERIGESDAIIPGHGTPVDRAFVVRQQQQLELLADEVSAAHAREILAGKIRFSAGLLQTWPVQFLREALQDVYAQLGD; encoded by the coding sequence ATGGGCAATGGCCAGTGGATTCAAGTAGGCAATGGCGTCTTCCAGCGGCGCTATGACCCGCTGGATGTTTCCATCGGACTGGTTTTGGGACCCGCCGGAGCAGTGGTCATCGACACTCGCAATAATCCCGCCGAGGCCTTGGCGATCATCGAGGATGCGGCCGAAGGCTTCGAGCTGCCCGTCATGGCCGCCATCAATACCCACGCCCACTACGACCATAGTTTCGGCAACCAGGTCTTCAAGGCCAAAGGCATCCCCATCTATGGGCACCATCTGATTGCCCGGCACTATGCGGACTACGAGAAACCCCATCTGGACAAGGTCAAGAACTATCCCGGCACGGAGCCTGACAAGTCGTGGCAGGAGGTAGTTCTCACCCCGCCCACCGTCCCGGTCGACGCGCCAACCACCATTAGCCCGGGCGGCAGGGACATCGAGTTGTTGCCGCTGGCGCCGGGCCATACCGATACGGATCTTGCCGTGCGCATCCCCGATGCAGGGGTCTGGTTCCTCGGCGACATCATTGAGGAATCAGGACCGCCGATGTTCGGATCCGGCGCGCATCCGCTGGGATGGCCACTGGTCCTCAAATCCCTGTTGGAGCGCATCGGCGAGTCTGATGCCATTATTCCTGGGCATGGGACGCCGGTGGATCGCGCTTTCGTTGTTCGGCAACAGCAGCAGCTTGAACTGCTCGCCGACGAAGTGAGCGCCGCCCACGCGCGAGAGATCCTGGCCGGGAAGATCCGATTTTCTGCGGGCCTGCTGCAAACCTGGCCAGTTCAATTCCTGCGCGAAGCGCTCCAAGACGTGTACGCCCAGTTGGGGGACTAG
- a CDS encoding acyl-CoA dehydrogenase family protein has translation MRRWERAEIVTTDPWKTYDLSQPLDTDYLSAFAGITPADRCHWQRARLFAQEVIPVINGHWDAAHYPAELVRRMGKLDLLTDGLEIPGHAVFSPIAAGLVAMEISRADGSMAAAAGVQGGLVLRSLKLFGTVEQQERYLEPVATGTLLGGFALTEPHHGSDSVSLETSARLQGDSWILNGHKKWIGNGAAGGITIVWARDQADGQIKGFVVEQQAPGYEATPVRGKGVLRAIEQAEIRLHEVRVPRSALLANATSFKDVSKALVDTRVNVGWSALGHALFVFEAALQYAKQREQFGKPLGAHQMVQERLAQMLAELTNMQLQCAAVAAEQSAGRLRPAQASLLKYHNTRAARRVAATARDMLGGNGILLENHVIRHVGDIEALHTYEGTESIQALILGRDLTGLSAFG, from the coding sequence ATGCGCCGCTGGGAAAGGGCAGAAATCGTGACCACTGATCCTTGGAAAACCTACGACCTGAGCCAGCCGCTGGACACCGACTATCTATCAGCCTTCGCAGGAATCACCCCGGCGGACCGGTGCCATTGGCAGCGGGCCCGGCTATTTGCCCAGGAAGTCATCCCGGTCATCAATGGGCACTGGGACGCAGCGCACTATCCAGCGGAATTGGTCCGGCGTATGGGCAAGCTGGATCTGCTGACCGATGGCCTGGAGATTCCCGGTCATGCGGTGTTCTCCCCGATCGCCGCAGGCCTGGTGGCCATGGAGATTTCCCGGGCGGACGGATCGATGGCCGCCGCCGCCGGAGTGCAGGGAGGACTTGTTCTGCGCAGCTTGAAGCTCTTCGGCACCGTGGAACAACAAGAGCGCTATCTCGAACCGGTCGCCACCGGAACACTGCTGGGTGGATTTGCGCTGACCGAGCCACACCATGGTTCTGACTCCGTCAGCCTGGAAACCAGCGCTCGCTTGCAAGGCGACTCGTGGATACTCAACGGCCACAAGAAATGGATTGGCAATGGAGCAGCAGGCGGCATCACCATTGTGTGGGCCCGGGACCAGGCTGATGGGCAAATCAAGGGATTCGTCGTTGAGCAGCAAGCACCGGGATATGAGGCCACCCCCGTTCGCGGCAAGGGCGTGCTCAGGGCCATCGAGCAAGCGGAGATCAGGCTCCACGAGGTGCGCGTGCCGCGTTCAGCCCTGCTGGCCAACGCGACTTCATTCAAGGATGTATCGAAGGCGCTGGTTGATACCCGGGTCAATGTGGGCTGGTCGGCGCTGGGCCATGCATTGTTCGTATTCGAAGCCGCGCTTCAATATGCCAAGCAGCGCGAACAGTTCGGCAAGCCGCTGGGCGCACATCAAATGGTGCAAGAGCGCCTGGCGCAAATGCTCGCAGAGCTGACCAACATGCAGCTGCAGTGTGCCGCGGTGGCGGCCGAACAATCCGCTGGCAGGCTTCGTCCGGCACAGGCTTCATTGCTCAAGTACCACAATACGCGGGCCGCCCGGCGGGTCGCGGCGACGGCGAGGGACATGCTCGGTGGCAACGGGATATTGTTGGAAAACCATGTGATCCGCCATGTGGGGGACATCGAAGCACTGCATACCTATGAAGGCACCGAATCGATCCAGGCGCTGATCTTGGGCCGCGATCTGACCGGGTTGAGCGCGTTCGGCTGA
- a CDS encoding 2'-5' RNA ligase family protein → MSRSPENILLYLEAQEEEQLRGIFADLESRGFPRQNQTPHISITFAPELSDEVALRAAQLLPSAVPARLRRVGTVVFGIKRKQTVAWLMETTDDLEIAAREISALNIHGRGPRWVPHLTMGLRIPREIVPDYIRALDELGSEHQLEFTATRAGLWKPKIQQLTLLAGE, encoded by the coding sequence ATGAGCAGATCACCCGAGAACATTTTGTTGTACCTGGAAGCGCAGGAAGAAGAGCAGCTTCGGGGAATCTTCGCTGATCTGGAATCGCGTGGATTTCCCAGGCAGAATCAAACTCCGCACATCAGTATCACCTTTGCACCGGAACTATCTGATGAAGTCGCGCTGCGTGCGGCTCAACTGCTTCCATCCGCCGTTCCGGCTAGGCTTCGACGTGTTGGCACCGTGGTTTTTGGAATCAAGCGCAAGCAGACCGTTGCGTGGCTCATGGAAACCACCGATGACCTTGAAATCGCAGCCAGGGAAATCAGCGCGCTGAATATCCACGGGCGCGGCCCACGGTGGGTACCGCACCTCACCATGGGATTACGGATTCCGAGGGAAATCGTCCCGGATTACATCAGGGCGCTAGATGAGCTGGGGAGCGAGCATCAGCTGGAGTTCACCGCAACACGTGCGGGGTTGTGGAAACCCAAAATTCAGCAATTGACCCTGCTAGCCGGAGAATAG
- a CDS encoding GNAT family N-acetyltransferase — MLAFADVIIGWPEPETAHIGLLMTDSERVGEGLGRRLHESIVTELRGAEGLCCLRLAIVDANADVAEPFWKKMGYQPTSQVAPHRQGTVESASRIWRRQLGCGAEASAGTI, encoded by the coding sequence TTGCTGGCCTTCGCAGATGTCATCATTGGCTGGCCCGAGCCAGAGACCGCGCATATCGGGCTGCTCATGACCGACTCCGAGCGGGTTGGCGAGGGACTTGGACGAAGGCTGCATGAATCCATCGTCACGGAGTTGCGCGGAGCCGAAGGCCTGTGCTGCCTTCGGCTTGCCATCGTGGATGCAAATGCGGACGTTGCTGAACCATTCTGGAAGAAGATGGGCTATCAGCCCACGAGCCAGGTGGCACCCCATCGACAGGGGACCGTGGAATCCGCCTCGCGGATCTGGCGCCGACAGCTTGGCTGCGGCGCAGAAGCATCAGCCGGGACTATTTAG
- a CDS encoding acetyl-CoA C-acetyltransferase codes for MSEAYIIDALRTPVGRRGKSLADLHPLDLAAAPLAELVRRNNVDSTEYDEIILGCIDQVGPQAMDIARNAWLAAGLSEEVPGTTVERQCGSGQQAVSYAAQAVMSGSSDLVVAGGVQSMSSIPLSYSNSAAADFGFPDPYRGSKLWAARYGGQEISQFRGAEMMARHWGLSREQLEDFAVGSHERALKAQELGYFDREILAFGQLRADEGPRAVDRGKMASLAPIVQGGLHTAATASQMSDGAAMLLIASEAAVKRYGLKPRARIHHVSARGDDPIMMLSAPIRATQHALERTGKSLKDMDRIEINEAFAAVVLAWQKETGADMAKVNVNGGAIALGHPIGATGARLMTSLLHELERSGTTWGLQTMCEGGGQANVTIIERL; via the coding sequence ATGTCCGAGGCTTACATCATCGATGCATTGCGCACTCCAGTGGGACGGCGCGGAAAGTCGCTCGCGGATCTGCACCCCTTGGATCTCGCTGCTGCTCCGCTTGCCGAACTTGTCCGCCGCAATAACGTTGATTCCACAGAATATGACGAGATCATTCTCGGCTGCATCGACCAGGTGGGCCCGCAAGCCATGGACATCGCGCGCAACGCATGGCTCGCTGCCGGGCTGTCCGAAGAAGTTCCGGGAACCACTGTGGAACGCCAATGCGGCTCCGGCCAGCAGGCAGTCTCCTATGCGGCCCAAGCGGTGATGAGCGGCAGCAGCGATCTTGTGGTGGCGGGCGGTGTCCAATCGATGTCCAGCATCCCGCTTTCCTATTCCAACTCCGCAGCTGCAGATTTCGGCTTCCCTGACCCTTATCGAGGTTCCAAGCTCTGGGCCGCCCGGTACGGCGGTCAGGAGATCTCCCAGTTTCGTGGTGCGGAAATGATGGCCAGGCATTGGGGATTATCGCGCGAACAGCTCGAGGACTTCGCTGTCGGCTCCCACGAACGGGCGCTCAAAGCCCAGGAGCTTGGATACTTTGACCGTGAGATCTTGGCTTTTGGCCAATTACGGGCGGATGAAGGACCCCGGGCTGTGGATCGCGGCAAGATGGCCAGCTTGGCCCCCATCGTCCAAGGCGGGCTGCATACTGCTGCCACTGCTTCGCAAATGTCTGATGGCGCGGCCATGCTCCTGATAGCTTCGGAGGCGGCGGTCAAGCGATACGGTTTGAAGCCACGAGCGCGCATCCACCATGTCTCCGCGCGCGGCGATGATCCAATCATGATGCTCTCAGCACCAATTCGTGCCACCCAGCATGCGCTGGAACGCACGGGCAAGTCGCTAAAGGACATGGACCGCATTGAAATCAATGAAGCGTTCGCAGCGGTCGTCCTGGCATGGCAGAAGGAAACCGGCGCGGACATGGCCAAGGTCAATGTCAACGGCGGTGCCATCGCCCTGGGCCATCCCATCGGCGCCACCGGGGCCCGCTTGATGACCTCATTGCTGCACGAGCTGGAGCGCAGCGGCACCACCTGGGGCCTGCAAACGATGTGCGAAGGCGGCGGGCAGGCAAACGTCACCATCATTGAAAGGCTTTAG
- a CDS encoding DUF3090 domain-containing protein: MASEVHEFNWPDRVVIGTIGEPGSRTFYLQARAGSDMMSIALEKQQAAVVAEMIDEILDQIATVAGNSFSVPTHTPVELVDNDPLEEVDEAFRVGSMNLGWDATVAQVVLEAFSLDEAHPEDEPEAVMQVRMPVGTARAFAMRTHEVVAAGRPVCSSCGYPIDPEGHTCQDPELP, encoded by the coding sequence ATGGCGAGCGAAGTCCACGAATTCAACTGGCCGGATCGAGTGGTCATTGGCACCATCGGCGAGCCCGGTTCCCGCACCTTCTATCTGCAAGCACGCGCCGGATCAGACATGATGAGCATTGCCCTGGAAAAGCAGCAGGCAGCCGTCGTCGCGGAAATGATCGATGAGATTCTCGATCAGATCGCGACCGTAGCGGGGAATTCTTTCAGCGTTCCGACCCATACTCCAGTGGAGCTGGTGGATAACGATCCACTGGAAGAGGTCGACGAAGCCTTCAGGGTCGGGTCTATGAACCTGGGGTGGGATGCCACCGTGGCCCAGGTGGTGCTGGAAGCATTTTCCCTTGACGAAGCGCATCCCGAAGACGAGCCCGAGGCCGTCATGCAGGTGCGCATGCCCGTGGGCACGGCACGGGCCTTTGCCATGCGCACGCACGAAGTCGTTGCCGCCGGCCGCCCGGTCTGCTCCTCGTGCGGCTATCCAATTGATCCGGAGGGCCATACCTGCCAGGATCCCGAGCTTCCATGA
- a CDS encoding alpha/beta fold hydrolase, protein METYAINGVQLGAEGFGDPVDPLVLCVGGTTMLSWPDPLCQALASSGRHVVRYDLRDSGQSTTLDPLNPSYTLRDLAKDAASLARALDQRPAHLAGIGVGGMVAQVAALEHPEAFSALTLYGTRPVAPGPVDGDLPDHEQATMGQLFSRPMPDWADREAVAEHAAQGASILGNDPHEARRLAVRIWDRTPDPSSSVHMANQLGMVFSRLDCTPRWRERLGEITQSTLVVHGAEDPFFPVGNGQVLAREIPHARLLVLEQASTAIPGQAVSQVAQAMLALTALS, encoded by the coding sequence ATGGAAACATATGCAATCAATGGTGTTCAACTAGGTGCGGAAGGCTTTGGCGACCCCGTCGATCCCCTCGTGCTATGCGTTGGCGGGACGACCATGCTCTCGTGGCCTGATCCGCTGTGCCAAGCACTTGCCTCGTCCGGCCGGCATGTAGTCCGCTACGACCTGCGCGATAGCGGCCAATCGACGACGCTGGATCCGTTGAATCCCTCATATACCTTGCGCGATCTGGCCAAGGATGCCGCATCGCTTGCCCGGGCCTTGGACCAGCGGCCGGCACACCTGGCCGGCATCGGTGTAGGCGGCATGGTCGCGCAAGTTGCTGCCTTGGAGCATCCCGAAGCGTTCTCGGCACTCACCCTCTACGGGACACGGCCTGTCGCACCAGGCCCGGTGGACGGCGATCTTCCGGATCATGAACAAGCCACCATGGGCCAATTGTTTTCTCGCCCGATGCCGGATTGGGCCGATCGCGAGGCAGTGGCCGAGCATGCGGCGCAAGGCGCCAGCATATTGGGCAACGACCCACACGAGGCCCGGCGCCTAGCAGTGCGCATCTGGGACCGCACGCCAGATCCTTCCTCATCCGTCCACATGGCCAACCAGCTTGGCATGGTCTTTTCACGGCTCGACTGCACTCCGCGTTGGCGCGAACGCCTTGGCGAGATCACTCAATCGACGCTGGTGGTCCACGGTGCTGAGGACCCGTTCTTTCCAGTTGGCAACGGGCAGGTCTTGGCACGCGAGATTCCCCACGCCAGATTGCTTGTGCTGGAGCAGGCATCTACGGCAATTCCCGGTCAAGCGGTTTCCCAGGTCGCCCAGGCAATGCTTGCGTTGACCGCCCTGTCCTAG
- a CDS encoding MFS transporter → MKEKVSLTQEATPLPSSNKAAVWLLAVSQGLQSFGTSVFAISLALLAGQNGDFLGLGLVLAARTIPTVVIALFGGVAADLWSRKLLAILTLLGVAVLNVATLFSVVHQGLGPITQVISLASGFISAFGAPALYTLLPSVVSAENNFRANAVVRTFRNAGSLLGPILATFVSTTFQTTSGIALSSVFFVCSALCILPVRISGVAARSEGIKKDIRVAFSALKDQRWFGYLLLFWALFLALQSGFTSVLQPIAATSKAGPASYGAMAAALAVGYLIGSLLCAKWKVEKFLLTASVGFFALCSLPNFALAAFAQPLWWCLAAIVAGLGLEISGVAWGSALQTRVPEEHLGKFSSLDYAVSFGLLPVGYALCGFLGASLPTNSLLLVGGWILLLGPLAFLTVSHRFDVKKSLSAGRTDFESSKKV, encoded by the coding sequence TTGAAAGAAAAAGTCTCCCTGACGCAAGAAGCCACACCGCTACCCTCAAGCAACAAGGCAGCGGTGTGGCTCCTTGCGGTGTCACAAGGATTACAGAGCTTCGGAACATCCGTCTTCGCAATCTCACTTGCCCTCTTGGCCGGGCAAAATGGTGACTTCCTTGGTCTTGGTCTCGTATTGGCGGCCCGCACCATACCGACAGTCGTAATTGCACTTTTCGGTGGAGTCGCCGCCGACTTATGGTCTAGAAAATTATTGGCTATCCTGACACTACTTGGTGTAGCCGTACTAAATGTTGCCACGCTATTCTCGGTAGTGCATCAAGGGCTTGGACCAATAACACAAGTGATCTCCCTAGCCAGTGGATTCATTTCTGCGTTTGGCGCTCCTGCCCTGTATACATTGCTCCCTAGTGTTGTAAGCGCCGAGAACAATTTCAGGGCAAATGCTGTCGTTAGAACCTTCCGTAATGCCGGCTCATTGCTGGGTCCTATTCTTGCAACCTTTGTCAGCACAACATTCCAGACGACTTCCGGCATCGCGTTGAGCTCTGTGTTCTTCGTTTGCTCTGCGCTTTGCATTCTGCCAGTCAGGATCTCTGGGGTGGCCGCTAGAAGTGAAGGCATTAAAAAGGACATCCGTGTTGCATTTTCAGCTTTGAAAGACCAGCGTTGGTTTGGTTACTTACTGCTATTTTGGGCTCTCTTCTTAGCACTGCAATCTGGCTTCACATCGGTATTACAACCAATAGCTGCAACAAGTAAAGCTGGCCCGGCCTCCTATGGTGCGATGGCAGCTGCGTTGGCTGTGGGTTACCTGATCGGAAGCCTTTTATGCGCCAAGTGGAAGGTCGAGAAATTCTTGCTCACTGCGAGCGTTGGTTTTTTTGCTTTGTGCAGTTTGCCCAATTTCGCGCTGGCGGCATTTGCACAGCCGTTGTGGTGGTGTCTAGCTGCGATTGTCGCAGGACTGGGGTTGGAAATATCGGGCGTAGCATGGGGCTCAGCTCTTCAAACGCGCGTTCCCGAAGAACATCTGGGTAAGTTCTCCTCTCTTGACTATGCTGTCAGCTTTGGACTGTTGCCAGTCGGATATGCCCTGTGTGGATTTCTCGGAGCGTCCTTGCCTACGAATTCATTATTACTTGTTGGTGGCTGGATTTTATTGTTGGGACCCTTAGCTTTTCTCACTGTTTCCCATCGGTTCGATGTTAAAAAGAGCCTGTCAGCAGGACGAACGGACTTTGAATCGTCTAAGAAGGTATGA
- a CDS encoding class I SAM-dependent methyltransferase — protein sequence MTDYDPRIVAMYDGENPDGPDHDYYRSLAAQPGVRRILDLGCGTGILTVTLAQEGREVVGMDPSPAMLDYARQRSGASEVLWVEGDSRALDHGLFDLAVLSGNVVQHIPDQQWERTLQDLRRSLSSGSVLAFESRNPERRAWESWAREEPSTKDTPFGPVTEWCQVQELSEGKILLESFSKFATPGATVQEDQVLAFRTVEQLEVQLQAAGFKVDAIRGDWNRTPFDGSQAVMIFEARAA from the coding sequence TTGACTGATTACGACCCTCGAATTGTCGCGATGTACGACGGAGAAAATCCTGACGGGCCCGACCACGACTACTACCGATCCCTCGCCGCTCAGCCTGGCGTGCGGCGCATATTGGATCTCGGTTGCGGTACCGGAATTCTCACCGTCACCTTGGCGCAGGAAGGGCGTGAAGTCGTGGGCATGGATCCATCGCCGGCCATGCTTGACTATGCCCGCCAGCGATCCGGCGCTAGCGAAGTCCTATGGGTCGAGGGCGACTCACGCGCCCTTGATCATGGGCTGTTCGACTTGGCGGTCCTGTCGGGTAACGTGGTGCAGCACATTCCGGACCAGCAGTGGGAACGAACCTTGCAGGATTTGAGGCGCAGCCTGTCCTCCGGATCTGTTCTCGCCTTTGAAAGCCGAAACCCGGAACGGCGAGCGTGGGAATCCTGGGCGCGCGAAGAGCCATCCACCAAAGACACGCCATTTGGCCCGGTGACCGAATGGTGCCAGGTTCAAGAACTCAGCGAAGGGAAGATACTCCTGGAATCATTCTCGAAATTCGCGACCCCGGGAGCAACAGTGCAGGAAGACCAGGTGCTGGCCTTCCGCACCGTCGAACAACTGGAAGTCCAGTTGCAGGCAGCTGGATTCAAGGTCGACGCAATCAGGGGTGACTGGAACCGGACACCATTTGACGGAAGCCAAGCGGTCATGATTTTTGAAGCGCGGGCAGCATGA
- a CDS encoding MSMEG_4193 family putative phosphomutase has translation MATVILVRHGRTTANASGVLAGRAPGISLDETGKTQAARTALRLADVPLAGIVSSPLERCQQTAQHIIRAQKNACELLLSPELTECDYGAWQGSNLADLSAQALWTQVQANPSAVIFPQGESMAGMQARAVAEIRRLDAGFEAEHGTGAVWVAVSHGDIIKSVLADALGMHLDLFQRITVGPASASIVHYGSGSPRVHSVNTDDGDLSWLAPGLQAADAPVGGGAGN, from the coding sequence ATGGCCACAGTAATTCTTGTGCGGCACGGCCGCACTACCGCCAACGCCTCTGGTGTGCTGGCCGGACGAGCCCCTGGAATAAGCCTCGACGAAACCGGCAAGACGCAGGCGGCAAGAACTGCGCTGCGGCTGGCCGATGTGCCACTGGCAGGTATCGTTTCAAGTCCGCTGGAGCGCTGCCAGCAGACCGCCCAACACATTATCCGAGCGCAAAAGAACGCGTGCGAACTGCTACTTTCACCAGAGCTCACCGAGTGCGATTATGGCGCCTGGCAAGGCAGCAACCTGGCAGACCTTTCCGCCCAGGCACTGTGGACCCAGGTGCAAGCCAACCCCTCTGCTGTCATATTCCCGCAGGGCGAGTCGATGGCGGGAATGCAAGCACGGGCCGTTGCCGAGATCCGGCGCCTTGACGCCGGATTCGAGGCAGAACATGGAACGGGAGCGGTGTGGGTTGCCGTGAGCCATGGCGATATCATCAAGTCGGTACTGGCTGATGCGTTGGGCATGCACTTGGACCTGTTCCAGCGCATCACCGTCGGCCCGGCATCTGCATCGATTGTCCACTACGGTTCGGGTTCGCCTCGTGTGCACTCGGTTAATACCGACGACGGGGACCTGTCTTGGCTGGCCCCTGGATTGCAAGCAGCTGACGCCCCTGTGGGTGGCGGAGCAGGAAACTAA